A DNA window from Syngnathus typhle isolate RoL2023-S1 ecotype Sweden linkage group LG2, RoL_Styp_1.0, whole genome shotgun sequence contains the following coding sequences:
- the LOC133150480 gene encoding neuropeptides B/W receptor type 2-like has protein sequence MENVSDPGVFAPPLCDDSVDFYAISSGNRTDLNCTLASDFHFYADIYVILPIIYSVICAVGLTGNTAVIYVILKAPKMKTVTNMFILNLAIADDLFTLVLPISIAEHLLHYWPFGEVLCKIILSIDHYNIFSSIYFLTVMSVDRYLVVLATVRSKRMPYRTYRAAKIISLCVWVLVILIVVPFSIFAGVYIDPSDGRKSCVLSFPAPESLWFKASRIYTHILGFAIPVSTICILYTMMLYKLRNMRLNSNAKALDKAKKKVTVMVFIVLAVCLFCWTPFHLSTIVALTTDLRPTPLVIGISYFITSLSYANSCLNPFLYAFLDDSFRKAFKKMLECSPS, from the coding sequence ATGGAGAACGTGTCTGACCCCGGCGTCTTTGCCCCACCGCTGTGCGACGACTCGGTCGACTTCTACGCAATCTCCTCGGGCAACCGCACCGACTTGAACTGCACCCTCGCGTCCGACTTCCACTTCTACGCCGACATCTACGTCATCTTGCCCATCATCTACTCGGTCATTTGCGCCGTGGGCCTGACCGGCAACACGGCCGTCATCTATGTGATCCTCAAAGCCCCTAAGATGAAGACGGTCACCAATATGTTCATCCTCAACCTGGCCATCGCCGACGACTTGTTCACATTGGTGCTCCCCATCAGCATCGCCGAGCACCTGCTGCACTACTGGCCCTTCGGGGAAGTTTTGTGCAAAATCATCCTCAGCATTGATCACTATAACATCTTTTCCAGTATCTACTTCCTGACGGTGATGAGCGTGGACCGCTACCTGGTGGTCCTGGCCACGGTGAGGTCCAAGCGCATGCCGTACCGCACCTACAGGGCGGCCAAGATCATTTCCTTGTGCGTGTGGGTTCTCGTCATCCTCATCGTGGTACCCTTCAGCATTTTCGCCGGGGTTTATATCGATCCCAGCGACGGCAGAAAAAGCTGCGTGCTCAGCTTCCCCGCACCGGAGAGCTTGTGGTTCAAAGCCAGTCGGATCTACACCCACATCTTGGGCTTCGCCATCCCGGTGTCCACCATTTGCATCTTGTACACCATGATGCTCTACAAGTTGAGAAACATGCGCCTCAACAGCAACGCCAAAGCGCTGGACAAAGCCAAGAAGAAAGTCACCGTCATGGTTTTCATCGTCTTGGCCGTCTGCTTGTTCTGCTGGACGCCGTTCCATCTCAGCACCATTGTGGCCCTGACCACCGACCTGAGGCCCACACCTCTAGTTATCGGGATCTCCTACTTCATCACCAGCCTCAGCTACGCCAACTCCTGTCTCAACCCATTTCTCTATGCCTTCCTGGATGACAGTTTCAGGAAAGCCTTCAAGAAGATGCTGGAATGTAGTCCATCATGA
- the tmem81 gene encoding transmembrane protein 81, whose product MDRKLVLLLILQLAPHLSADEDSVDKKELELRVVTNSTSCSVTCGIGMKTQTVCSYKDSNAMLGKNPKELSAEDQKTEKCHDEQVRCQEFKKCGIKTVTRTMGEMLELDCLFEKTILMNTFSWRVSWYYAPGVISSDDKLFRRFASPQLDLLILDPIKEEHAGTYRCDVLDPNSKMLKSVYWGVRVLPKGFIDLDYEHAQNMWNTPWNEKTDILSNRYGSLSFWVYIMLAFLSLLNIVGVLILVLKIWAKRGSYKLPEEENTVEAMTEI is encoded by the exons ATGGATAGAAAGTTGGTTCTCCTTTTAATCCTCCAATTAGCTCCTCATCTTAGCGCTGATGAAGATAGCGTTGATAAAAAGGAGTTGGAGTTGCGGGTGGTCACCAACAGCACGTCCTGCAGTGTTACATGTGGCATTGGCATGAAAACGCAAACGGTCTGCTCGTACAAAGACAGCAATGCGATGTTGGGGAAGAATCCGAAAGAGCTTTCCGCCGAAGACCAG AAGACGGAAAAGTGTCACGATGAGCAAGTCAGGTGTCAAGAGTTTAAGAAGTGTGGAATCAAGACTGTCACTAGGACAATGGGAGAGATGCTGGAGCTGGATTGTCTGTTCGAGAAAACGATACTGATGAATACATTCTCATGGAG GGTCAGTTGGTACTACGCCCCAGGGGTAATCAGCTCTGACGACAAGCTTTTCAGGCGCTTTGCGTCTCCGCAATTGGACCTGCTCATTCTGGACCCAATCAAGGAGGAACACGCAG GAACGTACCGCTGTGACGTCCTTGATCCCAATTCCAAAATGTTGAAATCCGTTTACTGGGGTGTCAGAGTGCTCCCAAAAGGGTTCATCGATCTGGACTACGAGCACGCTCAGAATATGTGGAACACACCTTGGAACGAGAAGACGGACATTTTGTCGAATCGCTACGGTTCCCTGAGCTTCTGGGTATACATC ATGTTGGCCTTTCTGAGCCTTCTCAACATTGTAGGGGTGCTCATCCTGGTCCTGAAAATCTGGGCGAAAAGAGGCTCATATAAACTCCCTGAGGAGGAAAACACAGTTGAAGCTATGACTGAGATTTGA
- the LOC133148209 gene encoding cryptochrome-1-like — MAPNSIHWFRKGLRLHDNPALKEAVQGAATVRCVYILDPWFAGSSNVGVNRWRFLLQCLEDLDGKLRKLNSRLFVIRGQPANVFPRLFKEWKISRLTFEYDSEPFGKERDAAIKKLAMEAGVKVIVKNSHTLYDLDKIIELNSGQPPLTYKRFQTLISRLDPPEMPVETLSDSLMANCITPILEDHGDKYGVPSLEELGFDTEGLPTAVWPGGETEALTRLERHLERKAWVANFERPRMNANSLLASPTGVSPYLRFGCLSCRLFYFKLTDLYRKVEKNSSPPLSQYGQLLWREFFYTAATNNPRFDKMEGNPICVRIPWDKNPEALAKWGEAKTGFPWIDAIMTQLRQEGWIHPLARHAVACFLTRGDLWISWEEGMKVFEELLLDSDWSVNAGSWMWLSCSSFFQQFFHCYCPVGFGRRIDPNGDFIRRYLPVLRAFPAKFIYDPWNAPESVQAAAKCVIGVNYPKPMVHHAEASRLNIERMKQIYQQLSRYRGLGLLASVPSTNGNGNGGMMAYSPGEQQQGTNRSNNNTPHMAGVSGSSVVTGNGSGSILLNFNSEKQPGQRRQMAPQHGNHTVPEINTAVTSGKLYHEFAVPQHPGLAHIRGSMTRKREREIEREGSREEDTSSCSGHKMQRQSTETT; from the exons ATGGCCCCCAATTCCATCCATTGGTTCCGCAAGGGACTCCGTCTTCATGACAACCCAGCTCTTAAGGAGGCAGTCCAGGGGGCAGCCACAGTGCGCTGCGTCTACATTTTGGACCCTTGGTTTGCAGGTTCCTCCAATGTTGGGGTCAACAGGTGGAG GTTTCTTCTCCAATGTTTGGAGGATCTGGACGGCAAGCTCCGGAAGCTAAACTCCCGCCTTTTTGTCATTAGGGGCCAACCAGCCAATGTTTTCCCACGACTCTTTAAG GAGTGGAAGATCTCGCGGTTGACCTTTGAGTATGACTCAGAgccttttggaaaggaaagagATGCTGCTATCAAGAAGCTGGCTATGGAGGCAGGAGTGAAAGTCATCGTTAAGAACTCCCACACGCTGTATGACCTGGACAA GATTATAGAACTGAACAGTGGCCAACCACCGCTTACATACAAGCGTTTCCAGACACTGATCAGTCGCTTGGATCCGCCTGAGATGCCTGTGGAGACGCTGTCAGACAGCCTGATGGCCAACTGCATCACCCCCATCTTGGAGGACCACGGAGACAAGTATGGGGTTCCATCCTTGGAAGAGCTCG GCTTTGACACCGAGGGCCTGCCGACAGCTGTGTGGCCAGGAGGAGAGACTGAGGCTCTAACCAGATTAGAGCGCCATTTAGAAAGAAAA GCATGGGTGGCAAACTTTGAGCGTCCAAGGATGAACGCCAACTCGCTACTGGCCAGCCCAACGGGCGTCAGCCCTTATCTGCGTTTCGGCTGCCTCTCCTGTCGCCTTTTCTACTTCAAGCTCACGGATCTCTATCGCAAG GTGGAAAAGAACAGTTCCCCTCCTCTCTCACAATATGGACAGTTACTGTGGCGCGAATTCTTCTACACGGCGGCCACCAACAATCCGCGCTTTGACAAGATGGAGGGGAACCCCATCTGTGTTCGCATTCCCTGGGACAAAAACCCCGAAGCGCTCGCCAAGTGGGGTGAAGCCAAGACCGGCTTCCCCTGGATAGACGCTATCATGACTCAGCTGAGGCAAGAGGGCTGGATTCATCCCCTGGCTCGCCATGCTGTGGCATGCTTCCTCACCAGAGGTGACTTGTGGATCAGCTGGGAAGAAGGGATGAAG GTTTTCGAGGAGCTGCTTCTCGACTCCGACTGGAGTGTGAATGCGGGCAGTTGGATGTGGCTGTCCTGTAGTTCCTTTTTCCAGCAGTTTTTCCACTGCTACTGCCCTGTGGGCTTTGGTCGGCGCATCGACCCCAATGGTGACTTCATCAG ACGTTACTTACCTGTCTTAAGAGCTTTTCCTGCCAAGTTCATATACGACCCATGGAACGCGCCCGAGTCAGTACAAGCGGCCGCCAAGTGCGTCATCGGCGTGAACTACCCAAAACCAATGGTGCACCACGCCGAGGCCAGTCGGCTCAACATTGAGAGGATGAAGCAAATCTACCAGCAACTGAGCCGATACAGAGGACTAG GTCTGCTGGCATCCGTTCCATCCACAAATGGTAACGGAAATGGAGGAATGATGGCCTACTCACCTGGAGAACAACAGCAGGGGACCAACCGAAGCAACAACAACACCCCCCACA TGGCCGGCGTGTCGGGCAGCTCTGTCGTCACAGGCAACGGCAGCGGGAGCATCCTCCTTAACTTTAACAGCGAGAAACAGCCGGGGCAGCGACGACAAATGGCGCCGCAGCACG GTAACCATACAGTGCCCGAAATCAACACAGCGGTCACCAGTGGCAAACTGTACCATGAGTTTGCCGTGCCTCAGCACCCAG gACTTGCACACATCAGAGGCAGCATGACAAGAAAACGCGAACGGGAGATAGAACGCGAGGGTTCGAGGGAGGAAGACACGTCGTCCTGCTCGGGTCACAAGATGCAGAGGCAAAGTACAGAG ACCACCTAA